One Brassica napus cultivar Da-Ae chromosome A5, Da-Ae, whole genome shotgun sequence DNA window includes the following coding sequences:
- the LOC125608548 gene encoding uncharacterized protein At4g04775-like — protein sequence MSSSSSVSGNTYFHRRHVERGTPKQCWCGEPAELCTSASRANPGRLYYCCRKGYIKRHLFKWADECLVEEVEDMKSVMSDMTKGISDLRVDVGRLEKELGKAEKMKCLMFPVVVCGFGMAIFWHYFFA from the exons atgtcttcttcatcatctgtgTCTGGTAACACTTACTTTCACCGCCGGCATGTGGAAAGAGGAACGCCGAAACAGTGTTGGTGTGGTGAACCCGCTGAATTATGTACATCTGCATCACGGGCTAATCCAGGAAGACTGTACTATTGCTGTCGCAAAGGATATATTaag AGACATTTATTCAAATGGGCGGACGAGTGCTTGGTGGAAGAGGTAGAAGATATGAAATCGGTGATGAGTGACATGACCAAAGGCATATCAGATCTGAGAGTAGACGTTGGTCGGTTGGAGAAAGAACTCGGTAAAGCGGaaaagatgaagtgtttgatgttTCCAGTGGTGGTTTGTGGGTTTGGTATGGCCATATTTTGGCACTATTTCTTTGCGTAG